From the Accumulibacter sp. genome, one window contains:
- the epsF gene encoding chain length determinant protein EpsF, which translates to MTLHQLLLILWARRKPALAVLALTVLATLVVSLMLPKQYKASTAVVVDVKSPDPIAGMVLPGMMAPGYMATQVDIVTSDRTAQRVVKLLRMDESTQIREQWLEATQGKGEITHWLAELLQKKLSVQPSRESNVINIAFTGQEPAFTAAVANAFAQAYIDTTIELRVEPARQYATWFDSQVKAQRERLEAAQKALSDFQQESGIIATDERLDYEMQKYNELSSQLTQAEAQGADSTSKQKLGSSDTLPEVMTNPLINQLKADVARLESRLKELSGNLGENHPQHQRTLAEVNELKARLKSETLKVTSSIGTAGRVSQAKEVELQAAIEAQRRKVLDLKRQRDEISVLVREVETAQRGFDAIGQRMTQSTLEAQSLQTNVSVLTPAFEPLGPSAPKVFLNVLVSFAAGLVLAVAVALAVELAQPRVRSAADLALAMSVPVLAVLDPATRPPTDGKWRFWRRLRAWRDGRGVQMKVSEA; encoded by the coding sequence ATGACACTGCATCAACTCCTCCTGATTCTCTGGGCGCGACGCAAGCCGGCGCTGGCCGTTCTGGCCCTGACGGTCCTGGCGACGCTGGTCGTCAGCCTGATGCTGCCGAAGCAGTACAAGGCATCGACGGCGGTGGTCGTCGATGTCAAGTCGCCCGACCCGATCGCCGGCATGGTGCTGCCGGGGATGATGGCGCCGGGCTACATGGCGACGCAGGTCGACATCGTCACCAGTGACCGGACGGCACAGCGGGTGGTGAAGCTCCTGCGCATGGACGAAAGCACGCAGATCAGGGAGCAGTGGCTCGAGGCGACGCAGGGCAAGGGCGAGATCACACACTGGCTCGCGGAGCTGCTGCAGAAGAAGCTCAGCGTCCAGCCGTCACGCGAAAGCAACGTCATCAACATCGCCTTCACCGGTCAGGAGCCGGCCTTCACGGCGGCGGTTGCCAATGCCTTCGCGCAGGCGTACATCGACACGACGATCGAGCTGCGTGTCGAACCGGCCAGGCAGTACGCCACCTGGTTCGACAGCCAGGTGAAGGCCCAGCGCGAGCGCCTGGAGGCGGCACAGAAGGCGCTGTCCGACTTCCAGCAGGAGAGCGGCATCATCGCCACCGACGAGCGACTCGATTACGAAATGCAGAAGTACAACGAGCTCTCGTCACAGCTCACGCAAGCCGAGGCGCAAGGCGCCGATTCGACCAGCAAGCAGAAGCTGGGCAGTTCGGACACGTTGCCGGAGGTCATGACGAACCCGTTGATCAACCAGCTGAAGGCCGATGTCGCGCGCCTGGAGTCACGGCTCAAGGAGCTGTCGGGCAACCTCGGCGAGAACCATCCGCAACACCAGCGCACGCTGGCGGAAGTCAATGAGCTCAAGGCGCGCCTGAAGAGCGAGACGCTGAAGGTCACCAGCTCCATCGGCACCGCCGGTCGGGTCAGCCAGGCCAAGGAAGTCGAGCTGCAGGCGGCCATCGAGGCGCAGCGCAGGAAGGTGCTCGATCTCAAGAGGCAGCGTGACGAGATCAGCGTTCTGGTGCGCGAGGTGGAAACGGCGCAACGTGGTTTCGACGCGATCGGCCAGCGCATGACGCAGAGCACGCTCGAGGCGCAGTCGCTGCAGACCAACGTCTCGGTGCTGACGCCGGCTTTCGAACCGCTCGGCCCGTCCGCTCCGAAGGTCTTCCTCAACGTGCTCGTCTCCTTCGCTGCCGGGCTGGTGCTGGCCGTCGCGGTGGCACTTGCCGTCGAGTTGGCGCAACCCCGCGTTCGTTCCGCGGCCGACTTGGCGCTGGCGATGTCCGTCCCAGTTCTCGCCGTCCTCGACCCGGCTACCAGGCCGCCGACCGATGGCAAGTGGCGCTTCTGGCGCCGCCTGCGGGCTTGGCGAGACGGACGGGGTGTGCAAATGAAGGTTTCCGAGGCTTGA
- the epsG gene encoding chain length determinant protein tyrosine kinase EpsG, translating to MNAMTEQLQSGAGPSIGAILIDSGRLTIDAAERILRLQQKEGMRFGDAALQLGLLGEDDIQQVLSRQYDYTYLAADDDSMSSEVVAAFKPFSPVVEQLRLLRSQLLLRWFDVDSGGRALAVLSPDAGEGRSFVAANLAVVFAQLGQRTLLVDADLRRPCQHRLFRIPDKHGLSSILAGRAELAECIGSVTRLKNLSLLPAGAVPPNPQELLSRPQFAAMLSALCGSYDVVIVDTPPAARTADHQPIASRARGAIVVARKHLSSAQRLQALVRSLQESGTVVVGSVLNQG from the coding sequence ATGAACGCCATGACCGAACAACTCCAGAGCGGTGCCGGTCCGTCGATCGGTGCCATCCTGATCGACAGCGGCCGGCTGACGATCGACGCCGCCGAAAGAATCCTGCGCCTGCAGCAGAAAGAGGGCATGCGCTTCGGTGACGCGGCGCTGCAACTCGGCCTGCTCGGCGAGGACGACATCCAGCAGGTGCTCTCCCGCCAGTATGATTACACCTACCTCGCAGCCGACGACGACAGCATGAGCAGCGAGGTGGTGGCGGCCTTCAAGCCGTTCAGCCCGGTCGTCGAGCAACTGCGCCTGCTGCGCAGCCAGTTGCTGCTGCGCTGGTTCGACGTCGACTCCGGCGGCCGCGCACTCGCGGTACTCAGTCCGGATGCGGGCGAGGGCCGCAGCTTCGTCGCGGCCAACCTGGCGGTCGTCTTTGCCCAGCTCGGTCAGCGCACGCTCCTCGTCGATGCCGATCTGCGGCGCCCCTGCCAGCATCGGCTGTTCCGGATCCCCGACAAGCACGGACTGTCGAGCATCCTCGCCGGCCGCGCCGAGCTGGCGGAGTGCATCGGCAGCGTCACGCGCCTGAAGAATCTCTCGCTCCTGCCCGCCGGCGCGGTGCCGCCCAATCCTCAGGAGCTGTTGAGCCGGCCGCAGTTCGCTGCCATGCTCAGCGCACTCTGCGGCAGTTACGACGTGGTCATCGTCGATACCCCGCCGGCCGCGAGAACGGCCGATCACCAGCCCATTGCCAGTCGTGCGCGCGGGGCCATCGTCGTCGCCCGCAAGCATCTCAGCTCGGCCCAGCGCCTGCAGGCCCTCGTCCGTTCGTTGCAGGAGAGCGGCACGGTGGTCGTCGGCTCGGTCCTCAACCAAGGCTGA